The Thermosulfurimonas sp. F29 genome includes a window with the following:
- a CDS encoding transposase: protein QSVSEGEEIIMEIADLVEKEKPKKAREIREKTANYTAFLNYPKKVRKHIYTTNPVEGLNRGLELMRLELGGYFPSQECLEVNLFVQAVNLADKWQRRPIPTVASMEYELRQLFVLRYESEEV from the coding sequence CTCAGAGTGTTTCGGAAGGAGAAGAAATAATTATGGAAATAGCTGATCTAGTAGAAAAGGAGAAACCCAAAAAAGCCAGAGAAATTCGAGAAAAGACAGCAAACTATACGGCATTTTTGAATTATCCTAAAAAAGTGCGCAAACACATCTATACCACCAATCCGGTGGAGGGTTTGAATCGGGGACTGGAGTTGATGAGGTTAGAACTAGGGGGATATTTTCCTTCCCAGGAATGTTTAGAAGTCAACCTGTTTGTTCAAGCCGTAAATTTAGCCGATAAATGGCAAAGGAGGCCTATTCCAACCGTGGCCTCAATGGAGTATGAATTGCGCCAGCTTTTCGTCTTGCGCTACGAAAGTGAAGAGGTATAA
- a CDS encoding IS1634 family transposase: protein MYIRTKTFKNKDGSTRTYLYIVEGKRVNGKVRQRIVANLGRLEKLQDGQLDKLIEGLAKFSRRQWIEACARSIEVRRAKDLGPALIFRRLWEDLKLDSILKKLLAQTEVSIDVEEAVFAMVLNRLCDPASKLGVSRWKETVYRREFERLELHHFYRALDFLADHKDEIEVELFERIKDLFNLELDLVFWDTTSTYFEGRGAEGFCEYGFSKDHRADRVQVILGLLMTREGMPIGHEV, encoded by the coding sequence ATGTATATCCGTACCAAAACCTTCAAAAATAAAGACGGGTCCACCAGGACCTACCTCTATATCGTTGAGGGCAAGCGGGTTAACGGAAAAGTGCGCCAGAGGATTGTAGCTAACCTGGGACGGCTGGAAAAACTCCAGGATGGTCAACTGGACAAGCTGATAGAAGGGTTAGCCAAGTTTTCCCGGAGGCAGTGGATAGAGGCTTGCGCCCGTTCCATCGAGGTCAGGCGGGCCAAGGACCTCGGTCCGGCGTTGATCTTTAGAAGACTATGGGAAGATCTTAAGCTTGATAGCATTCTGAAGAAGCTTCTTGCCCAAACCGAGGTTTCCATAGACGTGGAAGAGGCGGTTTTTGCCATGGTTTTGAATAGGCTCTGTGATCCGGCCTCGAAGCTCGGAGTTAGCCGGTGGAAGGAGACGGTATATCGGCGGGAGTTTGAGAGGCTCGAGCTTCATCATTTTTATAGGGCTCTTGATTTTCTGGCGGATCATAAGGACGAAATTGAGGTAGAGCTTTTCGAGAGGATAAAGGATCTTTTCAACTTGGAGCTTGATTTGGTCTTTTGGGACACGACGAGCACGTATTTTGAGGGGAGAGGGGCGGAGGGGTTTTGCGAGTATGGATTTTCGAAGGATCATCGTGCGGACCGGGTGCAGGTGATATTGGGTTTACTTATGACGCGAGAGGGGATGCCGATAGGGCACGAGGTGTGA